In a genomic window of Gossypium arboreum isolate Shixiya-1 chromosome 9, ASM2569848v2, whole genome shotgun sequence:
- the LOC108457277 gene encoding uncharacterized protein LOC108457277 isoform X2, with translation MEKKKAISQYRERLDNTLSSAELTDPETLKTLVKNQILRYAQHEKEEFSEHLLDKRAQEVSNFLDMLRSTSVDDHQVSEYSETSHGEWKLKHDNEEFRVMYREGPHGTPFHTLLVEGYVDGPLDVCLCISWESPLYKKWWPQSSFPPFKVTSSTCLQKIRIGEQIALVRVKVAWPLSAREALVHYFFFEYFQDDLIVILVNTISDVSHIDKATHGFTNDGIPEAKDVVRIDVVGGFALQKVNNERSYFSLQCLQTVASVTNSDEDYSKALGDPLFCLIRGALFSNNKSGEVLEAQEIKREPGIFPKEDEIVPNENEIVDIQDGTNDAEPEVHANEPAGESPLKIALDAKRKAFGEIEEEESEESTCLEESIKAANQPSTNSFADSSGVNAKQRVSIRPEVKEALGTLEKAISIVRQYRFNAQSRSSSFSDEETPNFEEGAVEDSTFSAEANVCSKVEVGHEAGSKKFAEDLDTTSDNSKNSNDINNTRSGGPNSMSREVHHNKVVPASPHQNASMLPMDGNQVGLNSYGNGTIKTNGFHEKGVEKPSKWRKHRYCCIGFNSG, from the exons ATGGAAAAGAAAAAGGCAATCTCTCAATACAGAGAGAGGCTGGACAACACTCTGTCCTCTGCTGAACTGACTGATCCCGAGACACTTAAAACCCTTGTCAAGAATCAGATTTTACGATATGCACAACATGAGAAAGAAG AATTTAGTGAACATTTATTGGACAAAAGGGCTCAGGAAGTATCCAATTTTCTCGACATGTTAAGGAGTACTTCTGTTGATGATCATCAAGTGTCAGAATACAGTGAGACATCACATGGGGAATGGAAG TTGAAGCATGATAATGAAGAGTTCCGTGTTATGTACCGTGAAGGACCTCATGGCACCCCTTTTCATACTTTACTAGTTGAAGGCTATGTAGATGGGCCTTTGGATGTTT GTTTATGTATCTCTTGGGAGTCACCCCTATACAAGAAATG GTGGCCTCAGTCTAGCTTTCCACCTTTCAAAGTAACTAGTTCCACCTGTTTGCAAAAGATCCGAATTGGTGAACAGATAGCTCTAGTGAG GGTGAAGGTTGCATGGCCGCTGTCAGCTAGGGAGGCTCTAGTACACTATTTTTTCTTTGAGTACTTTCAAGATGATCTGATTGTTATTCTTGTGAACACG ATATCAGATGTGAGCCATATTGATAAAGCAACTCATGGATTTACTAATGATGGAATCCCTGAAGCAAAAGATGTTGTAAGGATTGATGTAGTTGGAGGCTTTGCTTTGCAGAAGGTGAACAACGAGAGAAGCTACTTTAG TCTACAATGCTTACAGACTGTGGCTTCTGTCACTAATAGCGATGAGGATTACAGCAAAGCCTTGGGAGACCCTCTGTTTTGCCTAATTCGTGGAGCTCTTTTTTCCAATAACAAATCAGGCGAAGTTCTTGAAGCACAAGAAATTAAAAGGGAACCTGGTATTTTTCCTAAGGAGGATGAAATTGTGCCTAACGAGAATGAAATTGTAGACATACAAGATGGCACAAACGATGCAGAACCAGAGGTTCATGCTAATGAACCTGCTGGTGAATCTCCACTGAAGATAGCACTAGACGCAAAGAGAAAAGCTTTTGGTgaaattgaggaagaagaaagtgAAGAGAGTACATGCTTGGAGGAGAGCATTAAGGCTGCAAATCAACCTTCAACCAATAGTTTTGCTGATTCAAGTGGCGTAAATGCTAAACAAAGGGTTTCTATTCGTCCAGAGGTGAAAGAAGCTCTGGGAACATTGGAGAAGGCCATTTCAATTGTACGGCAATATAGATTTAATGCCCAAAGCAGATCTTCTAGTTTCTCTGATGAAGAAACTCCGAATTTTGAAGAGGGTGCTGTAGAAGACTCAACTTTTTCTGCAGAAGCCAATGTTTGTTCAAAAGTCGAGGTTGGTCATGAAGCTGGCTCCAAAAAGTTCGCGGAGGATTTGGATACGACTTCGGATAACTCCAAGAATAGCAATGACATAAACAACACAAG GTCTGGTGGACCAAATTCTATGTCAAGGGAAGTACACCATAACAAAGTAGTACCGGCATCGCCTCATCAAAATGCATCA
- the LOC108457277 gene encoding uncharacterized protein LOC108457277 isoform X1 translates to MEKKKAISQYRERLDNTLSSAELTDPETLKTLVKNQILRYAQHEKEEFSEHLLDKRAQEVSNFLDMLRSTSVDDHQVSEYSETSHGEWKLKHDNEEFRVMYREGPHGTPFHTLLVEGYVDGPLDVCLCISWESPLYKKWWPQSSFPPFKVTSSTCLQKIRIGEQIALVRVKVAWPLSAREALVHYFFFEYFQDDLIVILVNTISDVSHIDKATHGFTNDGIPEAKDVVRIDVVGGFALQKVNNERSYFRTIANMDMKLDFVPPSLINFIARQLIGNGFRLYQKTVASVTNSDEDYSKALGDPLFCLIRGALFSNNKSGEVLEAQEIKREPGIFPKEDEIVPNENEIVDIQDGTNDAEPEVHANEPAGESPLKIALDAKRKAFGEIEEEESEESTCLEESIKAANQPSTNSFADSSGVNAKQRVSIRPEVKEALGTLEKAISIVRQYRFNAQSRSSSFSDEETPNFEEGAVEDSTFSAEANVCSKVEVGHEAGSKKFAEDLDTTSDNSKNSNDINNTRSGGPNSMSREVHHNKVVPASPHQNASMLPMDGNQVGLNSYGNGTIKTNGFHEKGVEKPSKWRKHRYCCIGFNSG, encoded by the exons ATGGAAAAGAAAAAGGCAATCTCTCAATACAGAGAGAGGCTGGACAACACTCTGTCCTCTGCTGAACTGACTGATCCCGAGACACTTAAAACCCTTGTCAAGAATCAGATTTTACGATATGCACAACATGAGAAAGAAG AATTTAGTGAACATTTATTGGACAAAAGGGCTCAGGAAGTATCCAATTTTCTCGACATGTTAAGGAGTACTTCTGTTGATGATCATCAAGTGTCAGAATACAGTGAGACATCACATGGGGAATGGAAG TTGAAGCATGATAATGAAGAGTTCCGTGTTATGTACCGTGAAGGACCTCATGGCACCCCTTTTCATACTTTACTAGTTGAAGGCTATGTAGATGGGCCTTTGGATGTTT GTTTATGTATCTCTTGGGAGTCACCCCTATACAAGAAATG GTGGCCTCAGTCTAGCTTTCCACCTTTCAAAGTAACTAGTTCCACCTGTTTGCAAAAGATCCGAATTGGTGAACAGATAGCTCTAGTGAG GGTGAAGGTTGCATGGCCGCTGTCAGCTAGGGAGGCTCTAGTACACTATTTTTTCTTTGAGTACTTTCAAGATGATCTGATTGTTATTCTTGTGAACACG ATATCAGATGTGAGCCATATTGATAAAGCAACTCATGGATTTACTAATGATGGAATCCCTGAAGCAAAAGATGTTGTAAGGATTGATGTAGTTGGAGGCTTTGCTTTGCAGAAGGTGAACAACGAGAGAAGCTACTTTAG GACAATAGCAAATATGGATATGAAGCTGGATTTTGTCCCTCCATCCCTTATAAACTTCATTGCAAGGCAGCTTATTGGAAATGGTTTTAGACTCTATCAGAAG ACTGTGGCTTCTGTCACTAATAGCGATGAGGATTACAGCAAAGCCTTGGGAGACCCTCTGTTTTGCCTAATTCGTGGAGCTCTTTTTTCCAATAACAAATCAGGCGAAGTTCTTGAAGCACAAGAAATTAAAAGGGAACCTGGTATTTTTCCTAAGGAGGATGAAATTGTGCCTAACGAGAATGAAATTGTAGACATACAAGATGGCACAAACGATGCAGAACCAGAGGTTCATGCTAATGAACCTGCTGGTGAATCTCCACTGAAGATAGCACTAGACGCAAAGAGAAAAGCTTTTGGTgaaattgaggaagaagaaagtgAAGAGAGTACATGCTTGGAGGAGAGCATTAAGGCTGCAAATCAACCTTCAACCAATAGTTTTGCTGATTCAAGTGGCGTAAATGCTAAACAAAGGGTTTCTATTCGTCCAGAGGTGAAAGAAGCTCTGGGAACATTGGAGAAGGCCATTTCAATTGTACGGCAATATAGATTTAATGCCCAAAGCAGATCTTCTAGTTTCTCTGATGAAGAAACTCCGAATTTTGAAGAGGGTGCTGTAGAAGACTCAACTTTTTCTGCAGAAGCCAATGTTTGTTCAAAAGTCGAGGTTGGTCATGAAGCTGGCTCCAAAAAGTTCGCGGAGGATTTGGATACGACTTCGGATAACTCCAAGAATAGCAATGACATAAACAACACAAG GTCTGGTGGACCAAATTCTATGTCAAGGGAAGTACACCATAACAAAGTAGTACCGGCATCGCCTCATCAAAATGCATCA